A window from Aerococcus sp. Group 1 encodes these proteins:
- the prmC gene encoding peptide chain release factor N(5)-glutamine methyltransferase has translation MKLPSNQLRFIEAQQWASSFLELNSKDPAIAYHLLLGMMDWDVTTWYRRQREQMDSVTLKNYQEMLEKIVNEDMPYQYLLGEAWFYGYRFRVNAATLIPRFDTERLIDCVHTLRKSGQLEKQADVLDLGTGSGAIAVTLAKELPDLKLTAVDISSDALAVAKENAYFHQVTIEWIKGDMLDAVAQRKFDLIISNPPYISENEIGEMGEDVLMYEPKLALFAKDDGYYYYKQFARRIQSFMKADGTLLMECGSHQAAKIISLFKKSNPKAEVKSIKDYNGIDRIIYVQWKKDK, from the coding sequence ATGAAACTACCATCTAATCAGCTACGATTTATAGAAGCTCAGCAATGGGCTTCTTCTTTTTTGGAATTAAACAGTAAGGACCCAGCAATTGCCTATCACCTTTTATTAGGCATGATGGATTGGGATGTAACGACTTGGTATCGTAGGCAGCGAGAGCAAATGGATTCAGTGACTTTGAAAAACTACCAGGAAATGTTAGAAAAAATCGTTAATGAGGATATGCCTTACCAGTACTTACTAGGGGAGGCATGGTTTTATGGCTATCGTTTTCGCGTGAATGCAGCTACTTTGATCCCTCGCTTTGATACGGAGCGTTTGATTGATTGTGTTCATACTTTAAGAAAAAGCGGCCAGTTAGAAAAGCAAGCCGATGTCTTAGATCTAGGGACAGGTTCAGGGGCAATTGCGGTGACCTTAGCTAAAGAATTGCCTGATTTGAAACTGACAGCTGTTGACATCTCTTCAGATGCCCTAGCAGTTGCTAAGGAAAATGCCTATTTTCACCAAGTCACTATTGAATGGATCAAGGGCGATATGCTGGATGCAGTAGCTCAGCGAAAATTTGATCTGATTATTTCTAATCCGCCCTATATCAGTGAAAATGAAATCGGTGAAATGGGGGAGGACGTCTTAATGTATGAGCCAAAGCTAGCTCTCTTTGCCAAAGACGATGGTTATTATTACTATAAGCAATTCGCCCGCCGCATCCAGTCCTTTATGAAGGCTGACGGTACACTATTAATGGAATGTGGAAGTCACCAAGCCGCTAAGATTATCAGTCTCTTTAAAAAGTCAAATCCTAAGGCTGAAGTGAAATCGATTAAAGACTATAATGGTATTGATCGAATAATCTATGTGCAATGGAAGAAGGATAAATAA
- the prfA gene encoding peptide chain release factor 1 codes for MLEEQLDTFIARYQELAELLSDPDVINDHKRFRDLAKEEADLRPKVGTFKHYKEVVSGIEDTEELIKETSEEDMLELAKSELDQLKAERDDLEEEIKVLMLPSDPNDDKNIIMEIRGAAGGDEAQLFAADLFEMYSRYAESQGWHVEVADASSNDLGGYKEIILQISGDKVYSKLKYESGAHRVQRVPKTESQGRVHTSTATVGVMPELEDLDFEIDEKDIRTDIYRASGAGGQHVNKTSSAVRMTHIPTGIQVAMQDQRSQQQNREKAMLILRSRVYDYYQSQEQDEYDEKRKNLVGTGDRSERIRTYNYPQNRVTDHRINLTLQKLDRIMGGELDEIIDALILADQAQKLEELNETTI; via the coding sequence ATGTTAGAAGAGCAATTAGATACTTTTATCGCTCGTTATCAAGAGCTTGCTGAGCTTTTAAGTGATCCAGATGTGATTAATGACCATAAACGCTTCCGAGACTTAGCTAAGGAAGAAGCTGATCTACGTCCTAAAGTAGGTACTTTTAAGCACTATAAGGAAGTTGTTTCAGGCATCGAGGATACTGAAGAGCTGATTAAAGAGACATCCGAAGAGGACATGTTAGAGCTGGCTAAGAGTGAACTCGATCAATTAAAAGCTGAGCGTGACGATTTAGAAGAAGAAATTAAGGTTTTAATGTTGCCTAGTGATCCTAATGATGACAAGAACATTATTATGGAAATCCGTGGGGCAGCTGGTGGGGATGAAGCCCAATTATTCGCAGCTGACCTCTTTGAAATGTATTCTCGCTATGCAGAGTCCCAAGGCTGGCATGTTGAAGTCGCAGACGCCTCATCCAATGACTTAGGGGGCTATAAAGAAATTATTCTTCAAATTTCAGGGGATAAAGTCTATTCAAAATTAAAATATGAAAGTGGTGCTCACCGGGTGCAACGGGTGCCTAAAACGGAATCCCAAGGTCGGGTTCATACCTCAACAGCTACGGTTGGTGTTATGCCTGAATTGGAAGATTTAGACTTTGAAATTGATGAGAAGGACATTAGAACCGATATCTATCGCGCTTCCGGTGCTGGTGGGCAACACGTTAACAAGACCAGTTCAGCGGTACGGATGACCCATATTCCTACTGGCATTCAAGTAGCTATGCAGGACCAACGTTCCCAACAACAAAACCGGGAAAAAGCGATGCTTATCTTGCGGTCACGGGTCTATGACTACTATCAATCACAAGAACAAGATGAATATGACGAAAAAAGAAAGAACTTAGTAGGAACAGGGGACCGGTCTGAGAGAATCCGAACCTATAATTACCCACAAAACCGGGTAACTGACCACCGTATTAACCTAACTTTACAAAAATTAGATCGCATTATGGGCGGAGAATTAGATGAAATAATCGATGCCCTGATTCTTGCTGATCAAGCGCAAAAATTAGAGGAACTCAATGAAACTACCATCTAA
- a CDS encoding thymidine kinase encodes MAQLFYRYGAMNSGKSFEILKVAHNYEEQGKPVKVMTSAIDDRSGTIGVISSRIGEDREAYSIDPDTDIFSYIESENKKEKIYCVLVDEAQFLSKQNIFDLAKVVDQLNIPVMAFGLKNDFQNELFEGSHYLLILADKIEEVKTICWFCAKKATMNLRIHNDKPVYTGEQIQIGGNESYYPVCRKHYNHPPLEDGKIAVHRASLCQ; translated from the coding sequence ATGGCACAGTTATTTTATCGATACGGGGCAATGAATAGTGGAAAATCTTTTGAAATCTTAAAAGTTGCCCATAATTATGAAGAGCAAGGTAAACCTGTCAAAGTAATGACTAGCGCGATCGATGACCGGTCAGGGACCATCGGCGTTATTTCGAGTCGTATAGGAGAAGATCGTGAGGCCTATAGTATCGATCCTGATACTGATATTTTTTCTTATATTGAATCTGAAAATAAAAAGGAAAAAATCTACTGTGTCTTAGTTGATGAAGCACAATTTTTAAGTAAGCAGAATATTTTTGATTTGGCTAAAGTGGTCGACCAGTTAAACATACCAGTGATGGCATTTGGCCTCAAAAATGATTTTCAAAATGAACTTTTTGAAGGCTCCCACTATTTGTTAATTTTGGCTGATAAAATAGAAGAAGTAAAAACAATTTGTTGGTTCTGTGCTAAAAAAGCAACAATGAACTTACGAATTCATAATGACAAACCGGTATATACTGGTGAACAAATTCAAATTGGTGGTAATGAATCTTATTATCCAGTATGTCGTAAACATTATAACCACCCCCCATTAGAAGATGGGAAAATCGCAGTTCACCGTGCATCGCTATGCCAATAA
- a CDS encoding type 1 glutamine amidotransferase yields MIFRIGHLYGNLMNTYGDNGNLLMLQYLAKEKGLQVEKEIISIDDIFDSDRYDFIFFGGGQDYEQSVVSRDLQNKKAALLDYIEANKVLLGICGGYQLLGNYYQTTNGEEYPGIGAIDFYTKSYPERLVGTTKMHCDRFDEDYVGYENHAGRTYLASGVEPLGRMIEGYGNNDEDQVEGVIYKNSFGSYFHGPLLVNNPHLAERLIDLAIDQKAH; encoded by the coding sequence ATGATCTTTAGAATTGGCCATCTCTATGGCAATTTAATGAATACCTATGGCGATAATGGGAATCTGCTTATGCTCCAGTACCTTGCCAAGGAAAAGGGACTTCAGGTAGAAAAAGAGATTATTTCTATTGATGACATCTTTGACAGTGACCGCTATGATTTTATCTTCTTTGGCGGCGGACAAGACTATGAGCAATCGGTAGTGAGCCGTGACTTGCAAAATAAAAAAGCTGCCTTGCTTGATTATATCGAAGCCAATAAGGTGCTGTTAGGAATTTGTGGGGGCTACCAACTTTTGGGAAATTATTATCAGACCACTAATGGGGAAGAGTACCCCGGTATTGGAGCCATTGATTTCTATACTAAGAGCTATCCAGAACGACTGGTTGGAACCACAAAAATGCATTGTGACCGTTTTGATGAGGACTATGTAGGCTACGAGAACCATGCCGGTCGGACCTATCTCGCTTCTGGTGTAGAGCCTTTGGGGCGGATGATTGAAGGCTATGGGAATAATGATGAAGACCAGGTAGAAGGGGTTATTTATAAGAATAGCTTTGGTTCTTATTTTCACGGCCCTCTATTAGTTAATAATCCCCATTTGGCTGAAAGATTGATTGATCTGGCCATCGATCAAAAAGCGCATTAG
- a CDS encoding Mur ligase family protein, translating to MTLRSQVAKHSARLVQILLKKLTKGGSSLPGKIAKKLDPAILAELGKNYRVVIITGTNGKSVTTALTVNILRQKFDEVLTNDTGSNLEQGIISTFLNANSKGQGDKIAVLEVDEASVRHITEYIKPEVILVTNLFRDQLDRFGEIYTTFDYILEGANKSPKSLLLMNGDAPIFASRDFHHNVAYFGFSNSDKTTDKMAHYNTDGVLCPRCEHILHYHMITYSNLGDYFCPNCQFHRPSLTYSVDQVDKLTPETSTFTIEGQSFTIPVAGIYNIYNALAAYSIARYLGLSQTAIHEGLQGAKRMFGRQEALTIHGKDTRINLIKNPVGFNQIVSLLELDQEEFSLLVLLNDNPADGQDISWIWDAMFENIAQLPNIKATAVGGIRVKDLKVRMQVAGFDEDRLEELSNSQGALQWIASVPSQKVYVLATYTAMLDFRRELADQHLVKERMKS from the coding sequence ATGACATTGCGTTCACAAGTTGCCAAGCATAGCGCCCGCTTGGTGCAAATTTTACTCAAGAAATTAACCAAAGGCGGATCAAGTTTGCCAGGGAAAATTGCTAAAAAATTGGATCCGGCTATTTTAGCTGAACTGGGCAAAAATTACCGGGTAGTTATCATTACCGGAACCAATGGTAAATCAGTTACCACGGCTCTTACCGTTAATATTTTGCGGCAAAAGTTTGATGAAGTATTAACCAATGATACCGGCTCAAACCTAGAACAAGGGATTATATCCACTTTCTTGAATGCTAATTCCAAAGGACAGGGGGATAAAATAGCTGTTCTTGAGGTTGATGAGGCTAGCGTTCGCCACATTACCGAATACATTAAACCGGAAGTGATCTTAGTAACTAATCTATTTAGAGATCAGTTGGACCGCTTTGGGGAGATTTATACGACCTTCGATTACATTTTAGAGGGGGCTAATAAGAGTCCCAAAAGCTTGCTCTTGATGAATGGTGACGCGCCAATTTTTGCGTCACGGGACTTTCATCATAATGTGGCTTACTTTGGTTTTAGTAATTCGGATAAAACGACTGATAAGATGGCCCATTATAATACCGACGGGGTCCTATGTCCCCGCTGCGAGCATATCCTTCACTATCATATGATTACTTATAGTAATTTAGGGGATTATTTCTGCCCTAATTGTCAGTTTCACCGGCCAAGCTTAACTTATTCAGTGGACCAGGTGGATAAGTTAACTCCAGAAACTTCGACATTTACTATTGAGGGTCAATCCTTTACCATCCCAGTCGCGGGCATTTATAATATATATAATGCCCTAGCGGCTTATTCAATTGCTCGTTATTTAGGGCTAAGTCAAACAGCCATTCATGAGGGCTTGCAGGGGGCCAAGCGGATGTTTGGTCGCCAAGAGGCCTTAACCATTCATGGCAAGGACACCCGTATTAATCTCATTAAGAACCCGGTTGGTTTTAACCAAATCGTTTCTTTATTGGAGTTAGACCAAGAAGAGTTTTCTCTACTAGTTCTCCTCAATGATAATCCTGCTGATGGTCAGGATATTTCCTGGATTTGGGACGCCATGTTTGAAAATATCGCCCAATTACCTAACATTAAAGCTACGGCGGTAGGGGGCATACGGGTAAAAGACCTTAAAGTTCGGATGCAAGTGGCCGGTTTTGATGAGGACCGCTTAGAAGAACTTTCTAATTCACAGGGAGCCCTTCAATGGATTGCATCTGTCCCCAGCCAAAAAGTCTATGTCTTAGCCACCTATACTGCCATGCTCGATTTTAGACGAGAATTAGCTGACCAACATCTTGTGAAGGAGCGGATGAAATCATGA